Within the Paenibacillus pabuli genome, the region TACCGTAATGAACAGGACGTCTACCTCATCGACGAAGATGTGGTAGTGGTTGCGGAATTTTCCGAGCTTGAAGGAGAATATGATATCGCCGGCAATCCTCTTCACAAGATGATTGTAGTTACCTTTTTGGGGCGAATGTCAGAGACAATTGAGCTTCGTGACCTGAAATCATATTATTCCTGGTTGAGGCATTCCAGACGAATGACTCTGGTTAAGAACAGTCGTAAGCACAGGTAATTCACAGGAAACATTCAAGACATTAGCAATGATATATTCAAGCTACATCGCATGCAGACAAGCTGCATGCTTTTTTTGTTGGAATTCGGAAAATCGGCTACAATGAGGTAAGCGTACAGAAGAGGGGCGAAGATATGAATTTTCATCAGTTGCATATTTTTTACACCGTGGCAGAAAAGGGGAGTTTTTCAGCAGCTGCGCAAGCCTTACATATGACCCAACCAGCGGTGACGATGCAGATTCAATCACTGGAAGACTATTTCGGCACAAAGTTACTGCACCGTTCAACCAAAAAAATAGAATTATCCGAAGCTGGGCGAACCCTGCTGCCGCATGCCAAGCGGAGCGTGGAACTGGTCAGACAGACCGATGAAGCGATGTCGGCATTTACACAGATGCTTCAGGGAAGATTACAGCTCGGTGCCAGTTTGACCATTGGAGAATATGTTTTACCGAGGATGCTTGGTCCCTTTGCACGTCAATACCCCGATATCTCAATCGTAATGAAAGTGATGAATACAACGCAAATTATGGACGATATTTTGAAGCACCAGTTGAATTTTGGCCTCATCGAAGCTCCGATTCATCATCCCGACATGATTGTGGAACCGGTGATGCAGGACGAATTGAAGCTGGTTGTTCCGGCAGGTCACGCACTCGCGGAACGCGGGAAAGTGGAGCTGGAGGAGGTTATGGCTTATCCATTTGTACTGCGGGAGAAGGGGTCCGGTACAAGACAGGTTATGGAAGACCAGCTGCAAAAGAAAAACATTGATCCGCAGGACATGAACGTAGTAATGGAGCTCGGAAGTACAGGAGCAGTAAAATCGGCGGTTGAAGCCGGCGTGGGCATAACTATGTTATCTCCTTCATCCGTTCAACATGAATTGGCACTTGGTCTCGTTCATATTGTTGATATCCGCGGACTTGCATTCAAACGACAGTTCTACGCCATTCATCTGAAATCTTCCCTGCTTCCTCTATCCGCAGTAGCTTTCTTGAACTACTTGAGACAGCAGGAGCACACAGGAGCGGAAGGAGTCAAGGAAAAAGAAAGCGAGTAATCGTGAACACAACCATTTAGCAAGGAGATGTTGTTAATGGATCAACCTAGCGGACGCTGTGATCTGCATACTCACAGTCAGGCTTCGGACGGCATGCAGTCACCTTCCGAAAATGTAAGGCTTGCCAAACAAAAGGGACTGTCAGCCGTAGCAATCACGGATCATGATACGGTAGCAGGTGTGGCAGAAGCGCAGCAGACAGGCCAGGAATGTGGTATCGATGTTGTGGCCGGCGTTGAGATCAGTACCCGCGCAGGAGGCAAGGACATCCATGTGCTGGGTTATTATGTGAATATAAAGGATGAACTCTTTCTGGAGCGGCTGCATGGACTTCGTGACGCACGGGAGGAACGAAATCATCGCATTATTGCCAAACTGCAGGAGCTTGGCCTAGCCATCAGTTGGGAGGAGGTCATTGAGGGGCTAGGACGCCCTCTGGAGCCAGATGAAAGCATTGGCAGACCTCACATGGCTGATGTCCTGGTCAGCAAAGGGTATGCTGTTGACATGCGGGATGCCTTCGATCGTTATCTGGCCGAAGGTAAACCTGGCTTCGTATCGGTTCCGCGTGTAGCTCCTGAAGATGCCTGTCAGTGGATTAGAGAGGCGGGAGGAGCTGCGGTTATAGCACATCCGGGTCTTTATGGGGATGATGAACTGGTTCGCCGGATCATTCAGCAGTCACGACCTGACGGAATTGAAGTATTTCATTCAGACCACGGCCCCGAAGAGGAACACAGGTATGCCCAATTGGCACGGGAGTTTGAATTAGTTGTGACAGGCGGATCAGATTACCACGGTGTAAGACAGGGTGTTGTCTTTCACGGGGATCTGGGGAGCAAGACGGTAGCAGTCGATGTGCTTGAACAACTGCGTGCAGCGGCTAAACGTTAATTTACAGGTGGATCGAAAAGCCCCAGAACACGAAATTCTCTGTTCTGGGGCTTTTTTGGCGGCGTGGCTTCGTTTATGGAAGCACTGCTTTATCCGTTTTTGATGGTGGATGGCAAGCTTTTGACCAACTCTTCATTAGGCGTCACAAACAGTGTTTTTTGATGATCGTAGATGACAAAACCGGGCTTGGAACCGCTTGGTTTCCGTACGTGACGAATAAAGGTATAGTCCACTGGAACACTGCTTGATTCCTTGGCCTGACTGAAATAGGCTGCGAGCTGTGCCGCTTCTTCCAGCGTAGCTTCCCCAAAGTCCGTACTGCGAATGACGACGTGTGAACCCGGAATGTCTTTGGTGTGCAGCCAGGTATCATTGGCGGAGGCCAGACGGTTCGTGACATACTCGTTTTGCAAGTTGTTTTTGCCCACCAAAATATCAATACCCTCTGTCGAGGTAAACTGATGTACGGTTGGACGGTCGTTTTTCTTTTTCTTCTTGCCTTTTTTGTTGCGATCACGAAGGTAGCCCTGCTGTACCAGCTCTTCGCGGATCTCCTCAATATCGTTCATGGAGGCGATGGACAGCTGCTGCAGCAGGTTGTCCAGATAGTCGATCTCGTCCTTGGTTTTGCCCAGCTGTTCATGAATGACAGCTAGACTGTTCTTATATTTGTTGTACCGTTTGAAGTAACGCTGTGCGTTGTCCGATGGTGTAAGCAGGGGATCGAGTGTGATGGTTAGGGTTGCCTGATCTTCATCGTAGAAGTTCACAAGTTCCACGCTTTTGTCTCCCTTGCTAATCTGGTGAAGAGAAGCAAATAACAATTCACCCCATAATCTGTATTTTTCCGCGTCATCGGCTTCCAGTAGATCCTTGTTCAGATTGTCGAGTTTTTTGACATTTTTGCTTCGTTCATTTTGCAGGAAACGCAGCAAATCGCTTACCTTTTGCTTTACCGTATCCCGCTCGGCCTTATCCCCGTAATAATCCTCCATGCATTTACTCATCGTGTCGTAGGTCTTCTCCGCATCCTGAATCCCCTGAAGCCGGACAGCAGAGAAGATCATTTTACCTTTGGCATTCAGTCCTGTTACAGGCGTGTAATTATTCTCTCTCACAGGTCCCATCACAGATTCAAAGGCATTCCAGAGGGCATCCGCCTCGACGGATGTATCTCCGTTGTCCGTATCGGAGGCGCGAGCAGTAATCTCTCCTGCGATCAGCGGGCTCATGCCACTGAATGAATTCACAAGCCAGCGGGCAGCTTCTTCTTCCGTTTCAGTGTAACCCTTGAGGAATTCAGCGCTGTTCACTTCCAATGGGTTGGCTTTGTGCTGCTCTGGCGGAGCTGTGTACGAAAAACCAGGCATGATAACCCGATAGCTGCTGATGGAAGGCGTTACGTGATGGATGCCGTCCAAAATCGTCCCCGTGACCGGGTCGAGCAATACGATATTGCTGTGACGCCCCATTAGCTCAATGATGATTCGTTTTACGGATACGTCACCGAGTTCGTCGCGTTGACGAACATCGATGTGAATGATCCGCTCCATGCCGATCTGACGAATCTCCTCTATAATGGCTCCCTCACAGTGCTTGCGCAGCAGCATGCAGAACATCGGTGCTTCTGTAGGGTTTAAAAATGTCTTCTCCGTAAAGTGCACACGGGGATACGTCGGACTGGCCGATATCAGCAATTTACTGTTCCCGCGTTGTGCACGAAGGGTCAGAACGACATCATGGCCGTTAGGCTGATGGATTTTGCTAATGCGGCCGCCTTTGCAGCCCTGCAGTTCGTGTACGATGGCTCGTGTAACAATACCGTCCAATGCCATATTGTTCAACTTCCTCTCTATCTATAACTGAAACACACAACTGGAATATGTAAAATAATAGAACCGGTTGCAGTTCGTTGTCACTCGCTTCTTGCATAAGATAACTCGGCTTCCACTGCGTTATGACCGCAGACTTTTATTTTAGCCTATTCTGTCCATCAGGGAAAGGATTCACCATTCGGGTGCTA harbors:
- a CDS encoding Rqc2 family fibronectin-binding protein, with amino-acid sequence MALDGIVTRAIVHELQGCKGGRISKIHQPNGHDVVLTLRAQRGNSKLLISASPTYPRVHFTEKTFLNPTEAPMFCMLLRKHCEGAIIEEIRQIGMERIIHIDVRQRDELGDVSVKRIIIELMGRHSNIVLLDPVTGTILDGIHHVTPSISSYRVIMPGFSYTAPPEQHKANPLEVNSAEFLKGYTETEEEAARWLVNSFSGMSPLIAGEITARASDTDNGDTSVEADALWNAFESVMGPVRENNYTPVTGLNAKGKMIFSAVRLQGIQDAEKTYDTMSKCMEDYYGDKAERDTVKQKVSDLLRFLQNERSKNVKKLDNLNKDLLEADDAEKYRLWGELLFASLHQISKGDKSVELVNFYDEDQATLTITLDPLLTPSDNAQRYFKRYNKYKNSLAVIHEQLGKTKDEIDYLDNLLQQLSIASMNDIEEIREELVQQGYLRDRNKKGKKKKKNDRPTVHQFTSTEGIDILVGKNNLQNEYVTNRLASANDTWLHTKDIPGSHVVIRSTDFGEATLEEAAQLAAYFSQAKESSSVPVDYTFIRHVRKPSGSKPGFVIYDHQKTLFVTPNEELVKSLPSTIKNG
- a CDS encoding selenium metabolism-associated LysR family transcriptional regulator; protein product: MNFHQLHIFYTVAEKGSFSAAAQALHMTQPAVTMQIQSLEDYFGTKLLHRSTKKIELSEAGRTLLPHAKRSVELVRQTDEAMSAFTQMLQGRLQLGASLTIGEYVLPRMLGPFARQYPDISIVMKVMNTTQIMDDILKHQLNFGLIEAPIHHPDMIVEPVMQDELKLVVPAGHALAERGKVELEEVMAYPFVLREKGSGTRQVMEDQLQKKNIDPQDMNVVMELGSTGAVKSAVEAGVGITMLSPSSVQHELALGLVHIVDIRGLAFKRQFYAIHLKSSLLPLSAVAFLNYLRQQEHTGAEGVKEKESE
- a CDS encoding PHP domain-containing protein, which translates into the protein MDQPSGRCDLHTHSQASDGMQSPSENVRLAKQKGLSAVAITDHDTVAGVAEAQQTGQECGIDVVAGVEISTRAGGKDIHVLGYYVNIKDELFLERLHGLRDAREERNHRIIAKLQELGLAISWEEVIEGLGRPLEPDESIGRPHMADVLVSKGYAVDMRDAFDRYLAEGKPGFVSVPRVAPEDACQWIREAGGAAVIAHPGLYGDDELVRRIIQQSRPDGIEVFHSDHGPEEEHRYAQLAREFELVVTGGSDYHGVRQGVVFHGDLGSKTVAVDVLEQLRAAAKR